Proteins found in one Miscanthus floridulus cultivar M001 chromosome 4, ASM1932011v1, whole genome shotgun sequence genomic segment:
- the LOC136552272 gene encoding U-box domain-containing protein 44-like has protein sequence MERHRQGSRRQQEVADGLDGHEEEDVALSVFVCPITMQVMRDPVVIETGHAFEREAIARWFSECRDLGRGPCCPITMREVHRADLRPVLALRAAIEEWTDRQQRDELRRVCQWLTKDATEKEAVRALGCVARGWSGGRVGWRTVRDEGMMPMVGGMLKSGSTMVRLKALETIQEFASETDQDREAVSEGDTIRTIIKFIDCEDCQERELAVSALCDLSKSELVCGKISELNGAVLILGKVSGSKADNPTIAEKAERTLGNLDRCETNAVQMAENGRLEPLLNLLIEGSPEKQLLMASSLEKIVLSNDLKILVARRVGSLFGGIVEKGNLEAKEVVFKVLEHISANAESAKVLIEENVLLPLFRVLSINRTSLLPPRLQEAAAAVLANLVASGVDFGTVPLDGDRTLVSEDIVHSLLLLISNTSPPIQCKLLEFFDTLSSSTGTVLSIVSAIKSSGAITNLVQFVESDHQESRTTSIKLIYKISFHLGHEIAQVFRASPTLLGCLVKVAFLNVGNADEQDAALQILANLPKRDKHLTRELMEQGAFKIVASKVLSIYRRDAGSDIYDNALLEGLAKVLARITYVLRDEPRCVSLAREYNLAALFTSLLRLHGLEEVQVVSAKALMNLSLESKYLTSTPKFDDSEQRSKLALFGRKAPNIQFCRVHSGVCSIRDNFCILEGKAVERLIHCLNHSNKKVVEAALAALCTLLEDGVETAEGVSVLHRSNGVAPIFDILKENPTGSLQHRVTWAVERILRAEDIAQAASTDHSLGSALVHAFQHGDSRTLRIAEAALKHIRKLPTFSIIIDKSPSIRGSSMGSMERFIKFDR, from the exons ATGGAGCGGCACCGCCAAGGATCGCGGCGTCAACAAGAAG TTGCAGACGGTCTCGACGGGCACGAGGAGGAGGACGTGGCGCTGTCGGTGTTCGTCTGCCCGATCACCATGCAGGTGATGCGGGACCCGGTGGTGATCGAGACCGGCCACGCCTTCGAGCGGGAGGCCATCGCCCGGTGGTTCTCTGAGTGCCGCGACCTCGGCAGGGGGCCGTGCTGCCCGATCACGATGCGGGAGGTGCACAGGGCGGACCTGAGGCCGGTCCTGGCGCTACGGGCCGCCATCGAGGAGTGGACGGACAGGCAGCAGAGGGATGAGCTCCGCAGGGTCTGCCAGTGGCTCACCAAGGACGCCACGGAGAAAGAGGCGGTGCGGGCGTTAGGCTGCGTTGCGCGAGGGTGGAGCGGAGGGCGGGTGGGCTGGCGCACAGTGCGTGACGAGGGGATGATGCCCATGGTTGGTGGCATGCTGAAAAGCGGCAGCACCATGGTGCGTCTCAAAGCGCTGGAAACTATTCAGGAATTTGCCAGTGAAACTGATCAAGACAGG GAAGCTGTGTCGGAAGGGGACACCATTCGCACAATCATCAAGTTCATCGATTGTGAGGATTGTCAGGAGAGGGAATTGGCAGTCTCTGCATTGTGCGACCTTTCCAAGTCTGAGCTAGTATGTGGGAAAATAAGTGAATTGAATGGAGCCGTACTTATACTGGGCAAGGTGTCTGGAAGCAAAGCTGACAATCCAACAATAGCTGAGAAGGCTGAAAGGACACTTGGGAATTTGGACAGGTGTGAGACTAATGCCGTGCAGATGGCTGAAAATGGCAGGCTGGAACCTCTACTTAACCTGCTTATTGAAG GTTCTCCAGAAAAGCAGCTGCTTATGGCATCATCTCTAGAAAAGATTGTTTTGTCTAATGACTTGAAGATCTTAGTTGCCCGAAGGGTGGGTTCCTTATTTGGTGGTATTGTTGAAAAGGGAAACTTGGAAGCAAAAGAAGTTGTTTTCAAGGTGTTAGAGCATATATCCGCCAATGCAGAGAGTGCCAAGGTTCTTATAGAGGAAAATGTCCTTCTCCCTCTTTTCCGAGTTCTCTCTATCAATCGCACCAGTCTCCTTCCACCGAGGTTGCAAGAGGCTGCAGCTGCAGTTCTAGCTAATCTGGTTGCATCTGGTGTTGACTTTGGGACAGTACCCCTCGACGGAGACCGTACTCTGGTGTCTGAAGACATTGTTCACAGCCTACTTCTTTTGATCAGTAATACCTCACCTCCAATACAGTGCAAGCTTCTTGAATTTTTTGATACCCTGAGCAGTTCCACAGGGACAGTACTGTCAATTGTCTCAGCTATAAAATCTTCTGGTGCTATCACCAACTTGGTGCAGTTTGTTGAGAGTGATCATCAGGAAAGCCGCACTACATCCATAAAGCTGATATACAAAATTTCATTCCACCTGGGCCATGAGATAGCCCAAGTCTTCCGTGCAAGTCCAACACTACTTGGCTGCTTAGTTAAAGTTGCCTTTCTTAATGTTGGAAACGCTGATGAGCAAGATGCTGCACTTCAGATTCTGGCAAACCTTCCAAAAAGGGACAAGCACCTCACCAGAGAGCTAATGGAGCAAGGGGCTTTCAAGATAGTTGCTAGTAAGGTTTTAAGCATCTACCGCAGGGATGCTGGAAGTGACATCTATGACAATGCACTGCTTGAGGGCCTTGCAAAAGTCTTGGCAAGGATAACATATGTCCTGCGAGACGAACCCCGATGCGTTTCCCTTGCTCGTGAGTACAACCTTGCTGCCTTGTTCACCAGCTTGCTTCGGCTGCATGGGCTTGAGGAGGTACAGGTGGTATCTGCAAAGGCATTAATGAATCTCTCGTTAGAATCTAAGTATCTGACTAGTACGCCGAAATTTGATGATAGTGAACAGAGGTCTAAACTTGCACTATTTGGGAGGAAAGCACCAAATATTCAATTTTGTCGTGTTCATTCTGGAGTCTGTTCAATTAGGGATAACTTCTGTATCCTAGAAGGGAAAGCCGTGGAACGACTGATTCATTGTTTGAATCATTCTAACAAGAAGGTTGTCGAAGCTGCTCTGGCTGCTCTTTGCACCCTACTTGAAGATGGAGTGGAGACTGCAGAAGGCGTTTCGGTGCTCCATAGGTCTAATGGAGTTGCACCTATATTTGACATCTTGAAGGAAAATCCGACGGGCAGTCTTCAGCACAGGGTGACGTGGGCTGTGGAGAGGATTCTGCGGGCAGAGGATATCGCCCAAGCTGCTTCAACCGATCACAGTCTGGGATCTGCACTTGTTCATGCTTTCCAACATGGAGATTCCAGAACACTGCGTATTGCAGAGGCAGCATTGAAGCATATCCGAAAGCTACCCACTTTTTCCATAATCATTGATAAGAGTCCCTCGATACGAGGTTCATCCATGGGAAGCATGGAGCGCTTTATCAAGTTTGATCGCTAG